Proteins encoded together in one Thermomonospora curvata DSM 43183 window:
- a CDS encoding TetR/AcrR family transcriptional regulator, producing MPRNRRPQDREEKREEILAVAQRLFIDDGYESTSMGRIAKHAGVTVNTIYWYFRDKDDLLIAVLDRLLTEALAQYATIADRPLNERLLWAVDQLERLHGLVNTVHTRAAASPAVHAWHTGFHELAETLIADDLRKAGAAEADLPAMIAIGTFVIEGLLTHRRDEAGKRAVIDLLVHRLTTTPTRT from the coding sequence GTGCCCCGGAACCGACGTCCCCAGGACCGCGAGGAGAAGCGCGAGGAGATCCTCGCCGTCGCCCAGCGGCTGTTCATCGACGACGGCTACGAGTCGACGTCCATGGGCCGGATCGCCAAGCACGCCGGCGTCACCGTCAACACGATCTACTGGTACTTCCGCGACAAGGACGACCTGCTCATCGCCGTCCTGGACCGCCTGCTGACCGAAGCCCTCGCCCAGTACGCGACCATCGCCGACCGGCCGCTCAACGAGCGCCTCCTATGGGCCGTAGACCAGCTCGAAAGACTGCACGGCCTCGTCAACACCGTCCACACCCGCGCCGCGGCCTCACCCGCCGTCCACGCCTGGCACACCGGCTTCCACGAACTCGCCGAGACCCTGATCGCCGACGACCTCCGCAAAGCCGGCGCCGCCGAAGCCGACCTCCCCGCCATGATCGCGATCGGCACCTTCGTCATCGAAGGCCTCCTCACCCACCGGCGCGACGAGGCCGGCAAACGAGCCGTGATCGACCTCCTCGTCCACAGGCTCACCACCACGCCGACCCGAACCTGA
- a CDS encoding TetR/AcrR family transcriptional regulator, whose amino-acid sequence MGYRRRRARPRDPALDRAVLRETLTLLESGGYERLRMADVGRRAGIGLGSLYRRWPTKYALVVDALRSAAPPVAVEPTDDPAGDLVTVLMKFAVQLRRHRTLLAVLLTAPDSEVAAAVREAKLAPAREAVRTHLTRIIGTPADLDARTDLGQALILQYLFHHGTTPDEAHIRGTILPLMTGQSVGV is encoded by the coding sequence ATGGGATACCGAAGGAGGCGGGCGCGCCCCCGTGACCCCGCCCTCGACCGGGCGGTCCTGCGCGAGACGCTGACGCTGCTGGAGAGCGGCGGCTACGAACGGCTGCGCATGGCCGACGTCGGCCGCCGCGCGGGAATCGGCCTCGGCTCGCTGTACCGGCGCTGGCCGACCAAATACGCCCTGGTCGTCGACGCACTGCGCAGCGCCGCCCCGCCCGTCGCGGTCGAGCCCACCGACGACCCGGCCGGCGACCTGGTCACGGTGCTGATGAAGTTCGCCGTGCAGCTCCGCAGACACCGGACGCTGCTGGCGGTGCTGCTGACCGCCCCGGACTCAGAGGTGGCCGCCGCAGTCCGCGAGGCGAAACTCGCCCCCGCCCGCGAAGCCGTCCGCACCCACCTGACCCGCATCATCGGCACCCCCGCCGACCTGGACGCCCGCACCGACCTGGGACAGGCCTTGATCCTGCAGTACCTGTTCCACCACGGCACGACCCCCGACGAGGCGCACATCCGCGGGACCATCCTTCCCCTGATGACCGGCCAGTCGGTCGGCGTCTGA
- a CDS encoding enoyl-CoA hydratase/isomerase family protein, translated as MNEVLLDVADGVALVRLNRPAQGNALNTALKTALLSALRKAAGDEAVRAVVLTGEGEAFTVGQDLRELRQALAADPERAGETVEKHYNPITLLLATMPKPVIAAVNGTCVGAGLGFALACDLQVWSSQATLATAFHKVGLTCDSGLSATLVQAVGRARALSLMLQAEPFTPHQAAQWGFAGDIVAPDQVRPHAMALARRLAQGPTKAIAATKRLLLAAPSRTLPETLAAEAAEQTALGCTRDHSAAVEAFLTRRKPVFTGS; from the coding sequence GTGAACGAGGTCCTGCTCGACGTGGCCGACGGGGTCGCTCTCGTCCGGCTGAACCGCCCCGCCCAGGGCAACGCATTGAACACCGCTTTGAAGACGGCTTTGCTGAGCGCGCTGCGGAAGGCCGCCGGCGACGAAGCGGTCCGGGCCGTGGTGCTGACCGGGGAGGGGGAGGCGTTCACCGTCGGGCAGGACCTCCGCGAGCTCCGGCAGGCCCTCGCGGCCGACCCCGAGAGGGCAGGGGAGACGGTCGAAAAGCACTACAACCCGATCACGTTGCTGCTGGCCACGATGCCCAAGCCCGTGATCGCGGCCGTCAACGGCACCTGCGTCGGCGCCGGCCTGGGGTTCGCGCTCGCCTGCGACCTGCAGGTCTGGTCGTCGCAGGCCACCTTGGCGACGGCCTTCCACAAGGTGGGGCTGACCTGCGACTCCGGCCTATCGGCGACCCTGGTGCAGGCGGTGGGACGCGCCCGCGCCCTGTCGCTGATGCTCCAGGCGGAACCGTTCACCCCCCACCAGGCCGCCCAGTGGGGGTTCGCCGGGGACATCGTCGCCCCCGACCAGGTGAGGCCGCACGCGATGGCACTCGCCCGGCGGCTCGCCCAGGGCCCGACCAAGGCGATCGCCGCGACCAAACGGCTGCTGCTGGCAGCCCCGTCCCGGACGCTCCCCGAAACACTCGCCGCCGAGGCCGCCGAACAGACCGCGCTGGGCTGCACCCGCGACCACTCGGCAGCCGTCGAGGCGTTCCTGACACGCCGAAAACCGGTCTTCACCGGCTCGTGA
- a CDS encoding VOC family protein, giving the protein MKIGHVIVPAADLDAQLEFYTALGLTTRFRDGDRYAAVTDGHTTIGLADESQQPVAGRTVVSIQVDDLDAHAERLSAGAPVTGPHERRIVVTDPCGNPVVLYERLS; this is encoded by the coding sequence ATGAAGATCGGTCACGTCATCGTCCCGGCCGCCGACCTGGACGCCCAACTGGAGTTCTACACCGCGCTCGGCTTGACGACGCGCTTCCGCGACGGCGACCGCTACGCCGCCGTCACCGACGGCCACACCACCATCGGCCTGGCCGACGAGTCCCAGCAGCCCGTCGCAGGCCGCACGGTCGTCAGCATCCAGGTCGATGACCTGGACGCCCACGCCGAGCGGCTGTCGGCCGGCGCCCCGGTGACCGGCCCGCACGAGCGGCGGATCGTGGTCACCGACCCCTGCGGCAACCCCGTCGTCCTCTACGAGAGGCTGTCGTGA
- a CDS encoding LLM class flavin-dependent oxidoreductase: MKFGILLDHQYRHGDDINRRVGELVEFTQHVRDLGFDSIFGIHHYLSSLSTPQPLPLLARLIDHSGSMQIGTGILILPLGHPVHWAEEIATIDQMSGGRFVLGVGAGYREDEFAAFGIDRRTRVSRMYEALECMHKLWTGEPVSHQGRHFALENARCSVLPVQKPGPPVWIGANGPVGIQRIARAGHPWLASSNVRRNWAVGNLAEYRAQRKAAGFDEEDMVFPIHRDLCVADSFEEAYAIAGAAARASYGEYVRYGMDYFETQWEAIKHKALFFGSPDDIAAKIEDFASAGFNHFIFRTQWLGLPIERSVEIVERFAREVMPRFRPKAEPAKARTSS; the protein is encoded by the coding sequence GTGAAATTCGGAATCCTCCTCGACCACCAGTACCGGCACGGCGACGACATCAACCGCCGCGTCGGCGAGCTGGTGGAGTTCACCCAGCACGTCCGCGACCTCGGCTTCGACTCGATCTTCGGCATCCACCACTACCTGTCCTCGCTGAGCACCCCCCAGCCGCTTCCGCTGCTGGCACGGCTCATCGACCACTCGGGATCCATGCAGATCGGCACCGGCATCCTCATCCTCCCGCTGGGGCACCCGGTGCACTGGGCCGAGGAGATCGCGACCATCGACCAGATGTCGGGCGGCCGGTTCGTCCTCGGCGTCGGCGCCGGCTACCGGGAGGACGAGTTCGCCGCCTTCGGCATCGACCGCCGCACCCGCGTCTCGCGGATGTATGAGGCCCTGGAGTGCATGCACAAGCTCTGGACCGGTGAGCCGGTCTCCCACCAGGGCAGGCACTTCGCACTGGAGAACGCCCGGTGCAGCGTCCTGCCGGTGCAAAAACCCGGGCCCCCGGTGTGGATCGGCGCCAACGGCCCGGTCGGCATCCAGCGCATCGCCCGCGCCGGCCACCCCTGGCTCGCCTCCTCCAACGTCCGGCGCAACTGGGCGGTCGGCAACCTCGCCGAGTACCGCGCCCAGCGCAAGGCCGCCGGGTTCGACGAAGAGGACATGGTGTTCCCCATCCACCGGGACCTGTGCGTCGCCGACTCCTTCGAGGAGGCGTACGCGATCGCCGGGGCCGCGGCCCGCGCCTCCTACGGCGAGTACGTCCGCTACGGCATGGACTACTTCGAAACCCAGTGGGAGGCCATCAAGCACAAGGCCCTGTTCTTCGGGTCGCCGGACGACATCGCCGCCAAGATCGAGGACTTCGCGTCCGCCGGCTTCAACCACTTCATCTTCCGCACCCAGTGGCTGGGCCTGCCGATCGAGCGGTCCGTGGAGATCGTCGAGCGCTTCGCCCGCGAGGTGATGCCACGGTTCCGCCCGAAGGCCGAGCCCGCGAAGGCGAGGACATCGTCATGA
- a CDS encoding enoyl-CoA hydratase/isomerase family protein has product MKKSEAELLRNHWDAEHMETDPEVLASYVKYHVDEQRSVATITFDRPERLNALPVAAFERIGDLVREAEADDRVKVIVFKGEGDHFGTGADASELGHYIGYKSGKDKESRRRPSQRQRILPDRNVLSSGFTRPIIESLKATICQVQGYCYGGHFQIALSSDIVIATPDAKFTHPAFRYLGPGPQDMYHWIEKVGLTTMKDVMLTMRAIGAEEAERKGLVTKVVQPDELEKWVNDYADAIAVMPLDSLMMGKAMMQIIMEARGKGLGAMTGWVGHGWATNLSFDEGDWNFLRERREKGVAKALEERDKLVAPYFRLGETRAAE; this is encoded by the coding sequence GTGAAGAAGAGCGAAGCGGAACTGCTGCGCAACCACTGGGACGCCGAGCACATGGAGACCGACCCCGAGGTCCTCGCCTCCTACGTCAAGTACCACGTGGACGAGCAGCGGTCCGTCGCCACCATCACCTTCGACCGGCCCGAACGGCTCAACGCCCTGCCGGTCGCCGCCTTCGAACGCATCGGCGACCTGGTCCGCGAGGCCGAGGCCGACGACCGCGTCAAGGTCATCGTCTTCAAGGGCGAAGGCGACCACTTCGGCACCGGCGCGGACGCCTCCGAACTCGGCCACTACATCGGCTACAAGTCCGGCAAGGACAAGGAGTCGCGCCGCCGGCCCTCCCAGCGCCAGCGTATCCTCCCCGACCGCAACGTCCTGTCCTCGGGCTTCACCCGCCCGATCATCGAGTCGCTCAAGGCGACGATCTGCCAGGTCCAGGGCTACTGCTACGGCGGGCACTTCCAGATCGCGCTCTCGTCCGACATCGTCATCGCGACCCCCGACGCCAAGTTCACCCACCCGGCGTTCCGCTACCTGGGGCCCGGCCCGCAGGACATGTACCACTGGATCGAGAAGGTGGGCCTGACCACCATGAAGGACGTCATGCTCACCATGCGCGCCATCGGCGCCGAGGAGGCCGAGCGCAAGGGCCTGGTGACCAAGGTCGTTCAGCCCGACGAGCTGGAGAAGTGGGTCAACGACTACGCCGACGCGATCGCGGTCATGCCGCTGGACTCGCTCATGATGGGCAAGGCCATGATGCAGATCATCATGGAGGCCCGCGGCAAGGGGCTCGGCGCCATGACCGGGTGGGTCGGCCACGGCTGGGCCACCAACCTCAGCTTCGACGAGGGGGACTGGAACTTCCTGCGGGAGCGCCGTGAAAAGGGCGTCGCCAAGGCCCTGGAAGAGCGCGACAAGCTCGTCGCCCCCTACTTCCGCCTCGGCGAGACCCGCGCCGCCGAGTAG
- a CDS encoding LLM class flavin-dependent oxidoreductase: MKFGIMASHQYPHGDDLRKRLDELFSTVELAAELGYDSVWTINHFQSNLATPQPISMTASLIPRSGTMTLGTGILILPLFHPAHIAEEFATLDHLSGGRVVLGVGAGYRDNEFAAFGVDPATRFRRFDESIRLIRALWSGETVEHDGEFYPLSGGTIGIRPLTPGGPPIWIGAGGRTAVRRAARLGDAWYAPGNSPNPGYLPKHVAVYNEALAEYGKDPASVERPIGVELYCAPTTQQAVETALPYARTEYATYAEYPALRWQRDRFDELVRHTLLLGSPEFLIERIGALRELGFNHVIFRPGWLGMPVEKIHASLRLFAAEVFPAFR; this comes from the coding sequence GTGAAGTTCGGCATCATGGCCTCGCACCAGTACCCGCACGGCGACGACCTGCGAAAGCGGCTGGATGAGCTGTTCAGCACCGTCGAACTGGCCGCGGAACTGGGCTATGACTCGGTCTGGACGATCAACCACTTCCAGTCGAACCTGGCGACGCCGCAGCCCATCTCGATGACGGCGAGCCTCATCCCGCGCTCGGGCACCATGACCCTCGGCACGGGAATCCTCATCCTGCCGCTGTTCCACCCGGCGCACATCGCCGAGGAGTTCGCCACCCTCGACCACCTGTCGGGCGGGCGGGTCGTCCTCGGCGTCGGCGCCGGCTACCGCGACAACGAATTCGCCGCCTTCGGCGTCGATCCGGCCACCCGGTTCCGCCGGTTCGACGAGAGCATCCGCCTCATCCGGGCGCTGTGGTCGGGGGAGACCGTCGAACACGACGGCGAGTTCTACCCCCTCTCCGGCGGCACCATCGGCATCCGCCCGCTCACTCCGGGCGGCCCGCCGATCTGGATCGGCGCGGGCGGCAGGACGGCGGTGCGCCGGGCCGCCCGGCTCGGCGACGCCTGGTACGCCCCGGGCAACTCGCCCAACCCCGGATACCTGCCCAAACACGTCGCCGTCTACAACGAGGCGCTCGCCGAGTACGGCAAGGACCCCGCCTCCGTCGAACGGCCGATCGGGGTCGAGCTGTACTGCGCGCCCACCACCCAGCAGGCCGTGGAGACGGCGCTGCCGTATGCCCGCACCGAGTACGCCACCTACGCCGAGTACCCCGCGCTGCGCTGGCAGCGCGACCGGTTCGACGAGCTGGTGCGCCACACCCTGCTGCTGGGCTCCCCGGAGTTCCTCATCGAACGCATCGGCGCCCTGCGCGAGCTGGGGTTCAACCACGTCATCTTCCGGCCGGGCTGGCTGGGCATGCCGGTGGAGAAGATCCACGCCTCGCTGCGCCTGTTCGCCGCGGAGGTCTTCCCCGCCTTCCGCTGA
- a CDS encoding class I adenylate-forming enzyme family protein, with the protein MTGTNLAEILQARARDRGSVPGLHAEDGRSWTFQQVDLIAGGVAQALAAAGVGAGDRVGLYLVNGPEIVFFLFGAWKIGAVPVTISSLYNAEELAESIAKTDPKLLLADVRRAEVLQDLKAPGVTIRSVGPPGETGGPVAGHPPLEWGHQAHVEAVPVEPDAESCILFTGGTTGRPKAVSVTHGGTLDSLRRLAKVSTGTDEQGSASPDAKPNLIALPLFHSGGQHALMFAYFVGRGAVVWERFGVDRLAALMERFAFDNFFFLPTMIYDIVHAERDLPFTGVKHVLVAGQAISWKLRRDFELRYGVPILVNYGSTESGHIAGWTGKDMKAGLWKPGSAGRIYPGVELEIRDEDGRALPPGQQGEIVVRSRLTKGYVDDAEASAALVRDGWVHTGDIGYVDEDGVLWLVGRKRDMIKCGGFQVWPEEIEDVLREHQYVRDVRVLGRPDDRLGEIPVALVVRDTAAPLSDAELAEELIAFARDRLAHFKAPRRVEFVPELQRTASGKISRVAVPDPEGGPRR; encoded by the coding sequence GTGACCGGCACCAACCTCGCCGAAATCCTCCAGGCCCGGGCCCGCGACCGCGGCTCCGTCCCCGGCCTGCACGCCGAGGACGGCCGGTCGTGGACCTTCCAGCAGGTCGATCTCATCGCCGGCGGCGTGGCCCAGGCCCTTGCGGCCGCCGGCGTCGGCGCCGGCGACCGGGTCGGCCTCTACCTGGTCAACGGCCCGGAGATCGTGTTCTTCCTGTTCGGCGCCTGGAAGATCGGCGCCGTCCCGGTGACGATCAGCAGCCTGTACAACGCCGAGGAACTGGCCGAGTCGATCGCCAAGACCGACCCCAAGCTCCTGCTGGCCGACGTCCGGCGCGCCGAGGTGCTCCAAGACCTCAAAGCGCCGGGCGTGACCATCCGGTCGGTGGGCCCGCCCGGGGAGACGGGCGGGCCGGTGGCCGGCCACCCGCCGCTGGAATGGGGCCACCAGGCCCACGTCGAGGCCGTACCGGTCGAGCCGGACGCCGAGTCCTGCATCCTGTTCACCGGCGGGACCACCGGGCGTCCCAAGGCCGTCAGCGTCACCCACGGCGGGACCCTCGACTCGCTGCGCCGCCTCGCCAAGGTCTCCACCGGCACCGACGAGCAGGGGAGCGCGTCACCGGACGCCAAACCCAACCTGATCGCGCTGCCGCTGTTCCACTCCGGCGGCCAGCACGCGCTGATGTTCGCCTACTTCGTCGGCCGCGGCGCGGTGGTGTGGGAACGCTTCGGCGTCGATCGCCTGGCCGCCCTGATGGAACGGTTCGCGTTCGACAACTTCTTCTTCCTGCCCACGATGATCTACGACATCGTGCACGCCGAACGCGACCTGCCCTTCACGGGGGTCAAACACGTCCTGGTGGCCGGCCAGGCCATCTCCTGGAAGCTGCGGCGCGACTTCGAGCTGCGCTACGGCGTGCCGATCCTGGTCAACTACGGCTCCACCGAATCCGGCCACATCGCCGGCTGGACCGGCAAGGACATGAAGGCCGGGCTGTGGAAGCCGGGCTCGGCCGGCCGGATCTACCCCGGCGTCGAACTGGAGATCCGCGACGAGGACGGGCGCGCCCTGCCGCCCGGACAACAAGGAGAGATCGTCGTCCGCTCCCGGCTGACCAAGGGCTATGTGGACGACGCCGAGGCCTCGGCGGCGCTGGTCCGCGACGGGTGGGTCCACACCGGCGACATCGGCTACGTCGATGAGGACGGCGTGCTGTGGCTGGTGGGCCGCAAACGCGACATGATCAAGTGCGGCGGCTTCCAGGTGTGGCCCGAGGAGATCGAGGATGTGCTGCGCGAGCACCAGTACGTGCGCGACGTGCGCGTCCTCGGCCGGCCAGACGACCGGCTGGGGGAGATCCCGGTCGCGCTCGTCGTCCGCGACACCGCCGCGCCGCTCTCCGACGCCGAGCTGGCCGAGGAACTGATCGCCTTCGCCCGGGACCGGCTCGCCCACTTCAAGGCCCCGCGGCGGGTGGAGTTCGTCCCCGAACTGCAACGCACCGCATCCGGCAAGATCAGCCGCGTCGCGGTGCCCGACCCGGAAGGGGGGCCGCGCCGGTGA
- a CDS encoding LLM class flavin-dependent oxidoreductase has translation MKISVFLSAQFDPAASAVEGLDGVVRQAAAAEEAGFHAVYLGHHYLAKSAFLQPIPLAGYLAGATERIRIGFGVLLAPLLNPIALAEDLASLDVITGGRLTVGIGAGYRKRETAAFGVAWDDRLRRLREYVPALRALWRGETVDLAGSWGEAEGASLPLRPVQPGGPPIWIGAFAEGAVRRAARLDAPWLIGPKGNDAEVAALLKVYRDTLTEHGFSLERDYPMAREAYLADTRAAAVAAVRPHLERQYAGYKSWDDAQRLDIDRYMAEDCLIGTADDIVAKLHRWERDLGITEVSLRLQFVGAGQEEAMEQIRRFGAEVIPRLDPPAAPQGPASDQGGVR, from the coding sequence GTGAAGATCAGCGTCTTTCTGAGCGCCCAGTTCGACCCCGCCGCCTCGGCGGTCGAGGGACTGGACGGCGTGGTGCGGCAGGCCGCCGCGGCCGAAGAGGCCGGCTTCCACGCCGTCTACCTCGGCCACCACTACCTGGCCAAATCGGCGTTCCTGCAGCCGATCCCCCTCGCCGGGTACCTGGCCGGCGCCACTGAGCGCATCCGCATCGGCTTCGGCGTCCTGCTCGCCCCGCTGCTCAACCCCATCGCCCTCGCCGAGGACCTCGCCTCCCTGGACGTGATCACCGGCGGGCGGCTGACCGTCGGGATCGGCGCAGGCTACCGCAAGCGGGAGACCGCGGCGTTCGGCGTCGCCTGGGACGACCGGCTGCGCCGGCTGCGCGAGTACGTGCCGGCGCTGCGGGCCCTGTGGCGAGGCGAGACCGTTGACCTGGCGGGCAGCTGGGGCGAGGCGGAAGGGGCGAGCCTGCCGCTGCGCCCCGTCCAGCCGGGCGGCCCGCCGATCTGGATCGGCGCGTTCGCCGAAGGGGCCGTCCGGCGGGCGGCCCGCCTGGACGCCCCCTGGCTCATCGGCCCCAAGGGCAACGACGCCGAAGTGGCGGCGCTGCTGAAGGTGTACCGCGACACCCTCACCGAGCACGGGTTCTCGCTGGAACGCGACTACCCCATGGCCCGGGAGGCCTACCTCGCCGACACCCGCGCCGCCGCCGTCGCCGCGGTACGGCCCCACCTGGAACGCCAGTACGCCGGCTACAAGTCCTGGGACGACGCCCAACGCCTCGACATCGACCGGTACATGGCCGAGGACTGCCTCATCGGCACCGCCGACGACATCGTCGCCAAGCTCCACCGCTGGGAACGCGACCTCGGCATCACCGAGGTGTCGCTGCGGCTCCAGTTCGTGGGCGCCGGGCAGGAGGAGGCGATGGAGCAGATCCGCCGGTTCGGCGCCGAGGTCATCCCCCGGCTCGATCCCCCCGCGGCCCCGCAAGGCCCCGCATCCGACCAGGGAGGTGTGCGGTGA
- a CDS encoding LLM class flavin-dependent oxidoreductase: MKFGIMNLFPVAEGTSDHEVLRETLEEIELADQLGFDSVWLAEHHFSKYGILGNPLNLAMAIAERTKRITIGTAVVVLPLHHPLRLAEDIAALDVLSGGRVAIGVGRGYQPAEFRGFGVPLEESKRRYQESLEVLRLALSQENFSYHGEFFQLDDVTTYPRPLTAGGPPILQGTVSPDSFRERGARGEAIITSPNFTPLGIMQKNFNLYRTAMEENGHDITQYDLPFMQQVWCGEGEEGLHEAAQAALNYYRTVGKVIPGSKEALEQERSYYEAVAKNIKLLTLEKTLTHGGNFGSPQKVIETIEMLREQLGITHYICWLRIPSLDRKTALKSMEEFATKVIPHFRAQEDEQAASSTEAVAG; encoded by the coding sequence ATGAAATTCGGAATCATGAACCTGTTCCCCGTCGCCGAGGGGACCTCAGACCATGAGGTCCTGCGTGAGACCCTCGAAGAGATCGAGCTGGCCGACCAGCTCGGCTTCGACTCGGTCTGGCTGGCCGAGCACCACTTCTCCAAGTACGGCATCCTCGGCAACCCGCTGAACCTCGCCATGGCGATCGCCGAGCGCACCAAGCGCATCACCATCGGCACCGCCGTGGTGGTGCTGCCGCTGCACCACCCGCTGCGGCTGGCCGAGGACATCGCCGCGCTGGACGTGCTGTCCGGCGGCCGGGTCGCCATCGGCGTCGGCCGCGGCTACCAGCCGGCCGAGTTCCGCGGCTTCGGCGTCCCCCTGGAGGAGTCCAAGCGCCGCTACCAGGAGAGCCTGGAGGTGCTCCGGCTGGCGCTGTCGCAGGAGAACTTCAGCTACCATGGCGAGTTCTTCCAGCTCGACGACGTCACCACCTACCCCCGGCCGCTCACCGCGGGCGGGCCGCCCATCCTGCAGGGCACCGTCTCGCCCGACAGCTTCCGCGAACGCGGCGCCCGCGGCGAGGCGATCATCACCTCCCCCAACTTCACGCCGCTGGGGATCATGCAGAAGAACTTCAACCTCTACCGCACCGCGATGGAGGAGAACGGCCACGACATCACTCAATACGATCTGCCGTTCATGCAGCAGGTGTGGTGCGGTGAGGGCGAAGAGGGCCTTCATGAGGCGGCGCAGGCCGCGCTGAACTACTACCGGACCGTCGGGAAGGTCATCCCCGGCTCCAAGGAGGCCCTGGAGCAGGAACGCTCCTACTACGAGGCCGTCGCCAAGAACATCAAGCTGCTCACCCTCGAGAAGACGCTGACCCACGGCGGCAACTTCGGCTCGCCCCAGAAGGTCATCGAGACCATCGAGATGCTGCGCGAGCAGCTCGGCATCACCCACTACATCTGCTGGCTGCGCATCCCCAGCCTGGACCGCAAGACCGCGCTGAAGTCGATGGAAGAGTTCGCCACCAAGGTCATCCCGCACTTCCGCGCCCAGGAGGACGAACAGGCCGCCTCGTCGACGGAGGCGGTCGCCGGGTGA
- a CDS encoding acyl-CoA dehydrogenase — MKATFTPEQRDIQQSVRSIAKEEKVTARDALAGQWREPACDAVLLGDFGLLGVPESAGGMGSSLVDLLVAVEALGEHLVPSRFPAHAAAVQLALGLGALPDDVLAGRTVLTPAVDLPGDPGWPGREAADPLVRTLVPYAVQADKVVALAADGVWIAEPERITVRESLDPSVPLSDVTLAAPAQTAPVGLGAGRAALVAAAQLCGVAAGAIELAAGHARTRTQFGRVIGSFQGVAFQLADAVTRRKAAWDLTLYAAWAVDKGRPEAESLVHAAKAAAGSAAVFAAERCIQVHGGMGITMEADPHLFLRRAHVLDAWLGRGRWHRRRVGRLQVQRRRKAQAGTS, encoded by the coding sequence ATGAAAGCGACGTTCACCCCCGAGCAGCGGGACATCCAACAGTCCGTCCGCTCGATCGCCAAGGAAGAGAAGGTCACCGCCCGCGACGCGCTCGCCGGGCAGTGGCGCGAGCCCGCCTGCGACGCGGTCCTGCTCGGTGATTTCGGGCTGCTCGGGGTGCCCGAGTCGGCCGGCGGCATGGGCTCGTCCCTGGTGGATCTGCTGGTGGCGGTCGAAGCCCTCGGCGAGCACCTGGTGCCCAGCCGCTTCCCGGCGCACGCCGCCGCCGTCCAGCTGGCGCTGGGGCTCGGCGCGCTGCCCGACGATGTGCTGGCGGGCCGCACGGTCCTCACGCCCGCGGTCGACCTTCCCGGCGACCCCGGCTGGCCGGGGCGCGAGGCCGCGGACCCGCTGGTCCGCACCCTCGTGCCGTACGCGGTGCAGGCCGACAAGGTCGTGGCGCTGGCCGCCGACGGCGTCTGGATCGCCGAGCCGGAGCGCATCACCGTCCGCGAGTCGCTCGACCCCTCGGTGCCGCTGTCGGATGTGACGCTGGCGGCGCCGGCGCAGACCGCGCCGGTGGGCCTGGGAGCCGGGCGGGCCGCCCTGGTGGCCGCCGCGCAGCTGTGCGGCGTCGCCGCCGGCGCGATCGAGCTGGCGGCCGGGCACGCCCGCACCCGCACGCAGTTCGGCCGCGTCATCGGCTCCTTCCAGGGGGTGGCCTTCCAGCTCGCCGACGCGGTGACGCGCCGCAAGGCGGCCTGGGACCTGACCTTGTATGCGGCCTGGGCGGTCGACAAGGGGCGCCCGGAGGCCGAGAGCCTCGTCCACGCCGCCAAGGCGGCCGCCGGGAGCGCCGCGGTGTTCGCCGCCGAGCGGTGCATCCAGGTGCACGGCGGCATGGGCATCACGATGGAGGCCGATCCCCACCTGTTCCTGCGCCGCGCGCACGTGCTGGACGCGTGGCTGGGCCGCGGCCGGTGGCACCGCAGGCGCGTGGGGCGCCTGCAGGTGCAGCGCCGCAGAAAGGCGCAGGCCGGGACGTCCTGA